A segment of the Arachis hypogaea cultivar Tifrunner chromosome 5, arahy.Tifrunner.gnm2.J5K5, whole genome shotgun sequence genome:
TCTGATTGTCGCAATAAGCCATGGGGCTTCGGGAACATTCCACTTTAGTTCACTTAACAATCCTTTTATCCAGATCATTTTAGCAACTAAGTCTGCTAATGCCCTGTACTCAGTCTCTCTGTGCTGGATCTAGCTACTATCCCTTGTTTCTTAAACTACCATGATATTAAATTCCTGCTCAAATAGACACAGAACCCTCCAACTGATTTGCGATCATTGAGATCCCCTGCCTAGTTGGAGTCACAATAGGCTTTTAGTGTCAGCAAGGAAGTCGGTGAAGCTTTGTCAAGCTTCAAGCCATAGGCCGCAGTGCCACCAACATATTGCAGGATTCGTTTGACCAACTTTCAATGTGCCTCTAGTGGATGTGGCATAAATTGTGCTACTTTGTTCACACTGTATGCTAGTTCAAGTCTGGTAATGGTGAGGTATTGCAGACTCCCCATCACTGAGCGATACATATGAGGGTTTGCAAACTGAGCTCCCCTTGTGGCCTGAATCTTCAAGGTGGAAGGCAAGGGTGTATGGCATGGTTTGCACCCTGACATCCCTGCTTTGAGCAGCAGGTCTTGGACATATTTGCTCTGTGTCATGAGCAGTCCTTCATCACTGGTTTTAGTGACCTGAATTTCCAGAAAATAATGTAAAGGACCCATGTCTTTTAGAACAAAGACAAAGTTCAGCGTTGAATAACATCAGATATTTCGCTTTCTAAGCTGCCAGTGATGagtatatcatcaacataaatgaGAACATAAGCAAAAGAGAATGAAGTGTGCCAAACAAAGACCGAAACATCAGACTTGGTGGTAGTGAATCCCAGATTTCAAAGAGCCGTGGAGATCTGAAATACCAGGCTCTTGgggcttgcttcaacccatagaGAGCCTTGGTAAGTTTGCACACCAATGAACCATCACCAACAGTGAACCCCTGTGACTGTCTCATATAAACATCTTCATGCAATTCCCTATGGAAAAAGGCATTATTCACATCTAATTAACGTATAGGCCACGAATTTGCCAGTGCAATGGTCAATATAACTCGGATAGATGTTGGCTTGACAACAGGGCTATATGTCTCTGTAAAATCAAATCCAGGTTTTTTGGAAAAGTCCTGAGCAACAAGTCTAGACTTGTGCTTTTGTAAACTACCGTTAGTATTGTATTTGAGGCGAAACACCTACTTGCTCCCAATAGCTTCCTTGCCAGCTGGGAGAGGAACCAGGGACCAGGTATTATTCCTTTGGAGAGCTGCAAATTCAGACTCGATGACACTCTTCCACTTTGGGTCATCTAATGCTTGCTTGACAGACCTTAGCTTCATACTTGCAACAAAAATAAGAAGCTTAACAATACTTGCTTTGCTTTTAGTCACCATTGAATAAGTGTTAACAACGAAAATAAAAGGTAGAACTAAACCAAAAATTTATATATCCGGatatttttcataaattatatctaaatatcgtcataattcatattttatgtaatattaaattagaaaataTGTATATCTAcagaaattatttattatatttgatttattGTTAGTAATGAACATATAAATGACACAATAAAGagttaaatataaatatagatatGGTGAGCTGTGTTTCTCGTATTCTCGAAATGTTAACACTATTTTTTCGTAATTTACGTATTGTCTCTCTGCTTCCAGCGATAATAAGTTGCCACGTGTTAAGATTCTATACTTATGTCCTGCTATGTTGATGAGAGTGTATCTCATGAAGTAATGAGAgtgtttatataaattttaatatttatttgtgtgttacgtaagtttatatttattatattattagtttTGCATATTAATAGAGTTATACTATATTGTTATGCTAATCTTATTatagtaatattatatatatatatatatacatatatatatataatgtaaaatatgatattaataatttaatatatatatatatgtgaatgttaacaatatagtaattattattaagcAAAATTTGTAATGTTGATCAGAATTATATGTTATTgtgaaaaatattaatattagaaggtaaaatacataatttaaatattttttgagtaTGTAACTAgcgtttgtttttcttttcattgttaattgttatctatATCATGTGTAATaatcttaaaattatatatattattcttaactttaaaagtatgatattttcatatttaataatctgaaaattatatattaatattaatatttctaatggtataataaattattatcgaATGTGAAAGTTATTATATAtatcaatattaaaatattttagatagAGAGATGTaaagatattaaaatttattgtttttagttagaaaaaatatattcatCATGTTAACTATCAACTCAATTCTTTTAATCTAGTAATCTAATAACATAATTTATGAAGATCGTCTTTCATTTCTCCTTTTATATTCatgttaataaaatatatttgtacTAATATATCTATTctaaatatattgttaaattatacaatatatatatatatatatataatttgttatttaaaaaaaataaactctcACACTGTGAGAtggaagatttaaattttttaacaatgcTAAAACTTTTTCATTCAATTTAATATATATCTCATCCACTGCAAAAAGATGGAATCTATTACCCTAAAATATAATACCACACATTTTTATGCTCGAAAATAGcacacacaaaaaatatttatagtcAAATTTTTTAGCCGTATACCTAAGcaaggtttttattttttattttttcttatggaGTATATCCAAGGAAAGTTATTCATtgtgattttatttaatttgataatagATAAAATGTGAggtaataaaatatatacaaacaatatattcactatttttttttcttattacaaCAATACAATAAGTCAATAACACTCGCCTACACTATATACACTTGCATACACAATTGGCTTCAGCTAAATTACGAATTTTTGTTTTGAAATAGCAACTTAAAAGTCTTAAAGCACGGATTTCTTTTGTTTGATCAATGCATTTTGAATAGCTTTTTTCACTTTCTGATAAGtgcttaaaaagttaaaaaattcgtatcttattatatcaataaattggATTAAAAgtatagtaatttttttatttaattttaatcttttttttgtcttttatttgaattttaatttattttttaatcaattttaatttttattttgtttatttatctctTATTTCATAATACTTGGTATCAGATTTTAAATATccgatcaatatatatatatatatatatatatatatatatatatatatatatatataaaagaagttCGTCTTCATTGTTTGTTTTCCCCCTttgtgttttttaataattaaaaaagaaacggAAAAACCtcaatatgttattttattattctaagtATTTTGgtgatttaattatatttttgttgatcgaatttttttaatttttatttgatttctaaAATATAATAACTAAAGAGTATTTGAGTGAAGAGTTTAATAAAGGGTAAAAGTTAATTTTGAGAATAGACATAACTGTTcattttttagtataatttttttgcaGATTCATTGTTTTGACGACCCACTCAAAAGATATTCTAATTGATAATATGGAGATAATGTAAAGGGTCATTCAGCACCTAACTAATTACTTAAATGAAATtggaagaatagaaaaaaaaggtAGTACATTATATTCATGAACCTTCTCATTTATATTCATGAAACTTCTCATGATCATTCTAATGGGACTATAACACCTCAATAGAGAAGATAAGATAGTAATATTAATATCATCATAAAGATACAAATATCATCATTAAAGGAAGAAACCATCCTAAAACTTATTTGGAATGGGTACGCAAGATAAAAATAATGTTTACTTATCATAATTATTCAAAGGCAAAGAAAATTCGCTTGGCAACAGTTGTGTTCTCTAATTATGCGTTGCTTTGATGAAAGAACTAGTAAATTCAGTGCATTTAACAAATTTAACGTACCATTTTTGTTcatgtagttttttttttctttttttgtttagatAGATTTAACATCTAATTTTAGACATTATAAAGTTACTCACACCACATTTACGAATACACTTATAGCAAGGCATAAAGATAATCACTGGAGCATGGCGTTGCTTGtttcttctttgttttatttttttttttggtagtttattgtttcgtttttttttttttaagtagtaGTTATGAATTTTCCACATTGATAGTTTGGATAAAAGCCCGGGGATCTGCGACGGGTTGAGACCAAATATGTATTTTTTGTGAGGCCCAGCCCAGAAGAATATAATCCTACCCGAACTAGAGTTGGCAAATTCTAATTTCGACTTAATAGCTTTGGCCCGTTACAACATAAAACAAATAtagattatattattattgtcatcaacgttacatcaaaattaatcaaacaaaACAGAAGCATTTAAATTTCATCATGGATCAtattttgttttcactttttttcttAATCTTAAAAGAAAGCAATGTTGTGTAATCCGATTCAACAAATTCAAAGGTTTGATTTGAAGGAGCTGTGAAATATTAGAATCATACATGCTACTTCCATATAAATTAAACCAATGGATCCTTGTGTAGGAATCTTTGTTTAGTTAAATTTGATCTTCTCTCTTATAGAACATCCACCTTATAAAATAATTTCGTGGCGTATTTTCTCTTCtcctataaaataattttaattacaatatgaaaaataatttagagtATTACCTCATCCGATCCTCCTAACTATCTTTCTAACTTTTAAACAAATATTACTCTCATATATATATACCGATTAGACTTAACAAGTTCTTATTGTATTGCAATTAAGACAGATTATTAAAAGGTTTAAAACGCTAAACCGTACATGTAGTCATCGTT
Coding sequences within it:
- the LOC112799921 gene encoding uncharacterized mitochondrial protein AtMg00810-like produces the protein MGPLHYFLEIQVTKTSDEGLLMTQSKYVQDLLLKAGMSGCKPCHTPLPSTLKIQATRGAQFANPHMYRSVMGSLQYLTITRLELAYSVNKVAQFMPHPLEAH